A genomic region of Exiguobacterium oxidotolerans JCM 12280 contains the following coding sequences:
- a CDS encoding MerR family transcriptional regulator — protein MNYREKKVMSIGIVCELTGLSERQIRYYEERKLIFPERTNGKTRKYSFTDIERLVEVAEKIEDGWRTHEIREKERKVTEQQRTDLIRGQLNAAFGLYKKR, from the coding sequence ATGAATTACCGTGAAAAGAAAGTGATGTCGATCGGGATTGTCTGTGAATTGACAGGGTTATCGGAACGTCAGATTCGTTACTATGAGGAGCGGAAACTTATTTTCCCGGAGCGTACAAACGGGAAAACACGAAAATATTCATTTACAGATATTGAACGACTAGTTGAAGTTGCAGAAAAAATCGAAGATGGTTGGCGGACACATGAAATCCGTGAAAAAGAGCGGAAAGTAACGGAGCAGCAACGAACTGATTTAATCCGGGGACAATTGAATGCTGCGTTTGGTCTTTACAAGAAACGGTGA
- a CDS encoding ABC transporter permease: protein MTSATLWRERYQAAMSEMTKYTKYMANGGLLFTVYFVILYALVVYGRFLNQINGDFPGNLLMGGLFIIIAFYRTARTFLVEADQVFLLPNLPQLSSYMKRIRLYNAFLGMVRVGIPFLAIAVLYVRTESTSPLEMIVLFFALAMIGASANLSKLEAIPHRLVVLHAVGAGVLVMIDMPIFSIVITSLLLVTLHLKKYQQLPLMEWIAIEQESRDRFYRIANWFVDVPRLSKTYKQRRILSQLVEKIQFDKKQTFDYLYMKQLIRSTDGIGLIVRLTLIGAVFIWLGKDNPWLVTFAIPAFSGLTSFQLAPFTRAIDSHLLTRLLPFGDANSSRKKVIRVASILQIIALALIAMLMNGQPIVLIGAIIAIAVSEMYLRK, encoded by the coding sequence ATGACGAGTGCTACCTTATGGCGAGAACGCTATCAAGCTGCGATGTCGGAAATGACCAAGTACACGAAGTACATGGCGAACGGTGGGTTGTTATTTACGGTCTACTTCGTCATCTTGTATGCTCTCGTCGTCTATGGGCGGTTCCTGAATCAAATCAATGGCGACTTTCCTGGAAATCTACTGATGGGCGGTTTATTCATCATCATCGCTTTTTATCGGACGGCACGAACGTTCTTAGTCGAGGCCGACCAAGTGTTTTTATTGCCGAATTTGCCACAACTTAGTTCTTATATGAAGCGGATCCGATTGTACAATGCTTTTTTAGGGATGGTTCGAGTTGGCATTCCATTTTTAGCAATCGCTGTCCTTTATGTAAGAACAGAATCAACAAGTCCACTTGAGATGATCGTATTATTTTTCGCTCTCGCGATGATTGGTGCGAGCGCGAACCTATCGAAACTAGAAGCGATTCCGCACCGACTTGTCGTTCTGCATGCAGTGGGTGCAGGGGTTTTAGTGATGATTGATATGCCGATTTTCAGTATAGTGATTACGAGCTTACTGCTCGTCACGCTGCACCTAAAAAAATATCAGCAGTTACCACTGATGGAATGGATTGCAATCGAGCAAGAGTCGCGTGATCGTTTCTATCGGATTGCGAACTGGTTCGTCGATGTTCCACGCTTATCGAAGACGTATAAACAACGCCGTATCTTAAGTCAACTCGTCGAAAAAATTCAATTTGATAAAAAACAAACGTTCGACTACCTTTACATGAAGCAACTCATTCGTAGCACAGACGGAATTGGATTGATTGTTCGGCTCACATTGATTGGAGCAGTCTTCATCTGGCTCGGAAAAGATAATCCATGGCTTGTCACGTTTGCAATTCCTGCCTTCAGTGGTTTGACAAGTTTCCAATTGGCACCGTTCACACGAGCGATTGACTCACACCTCTTAACGCGCTTGTTGCCTTTTGGAGATGCGAATAGCTCTCGTAAAAAAGTCATTCGGGTCGCGTCAATCCTTCAGATTATCGCATTAGCATTAATCGCTATGTTAATGAACGGACAACCTATCGTCTTGATTGGGGCAATCATCGCCATTGCCGTTAGTGAAATGTATCTCAGAAAATGA
- a CDS encoding ABC transporter ATP-binding protein, producing the protein MLLEIKDLSGGYGSKTVLHHIDIEVEQGELVGLIGLNGAGKSTTIKHILGLLPIKSGEILINGVSLSDDEQTYRKQVAYIPEQPMLYEQLTLREHLRLMAQGYAVDEKTAQERIEHYTKRLRMTKQLEWFPSVFSKGMKQKAMILCALITGSELLIVDEPFVGLDPLAIRELLHIFSELKTDGKGILMSTHILETAERHCNRFILLHDGHIAAEGTTEELRKRFDLTDSSLDDIYVAAIEEAER; encoded by the coding sequence TTGTTATTAGAAATTAAAGATCTTTCAGGTGGATATGGATCGAAAACAGTGTTGCATCATATTGATATAGAAGTAGAGCAAGGGGAGTTAGTTGGACTGATTGGATTAAATGGTGCCGGGAAATCGACGACGATTAAGCACATATTAGGATTGTTACCCATTAAGTCGGGTGAAATCTTGATTAACGGTGTCAGTCTGTCAGATGATGAACAAACGTATCGAAAACAAGTCGCATACATCCCGGAACAGCCGATGTTATACGAACAGTTGACTCTTCGAGAGCACCTTCGCTTAATGGCGCAAGGGTATGCTGTCGATGAGAAAACAGCACAAGAACGAATCGAACATTACACAAAGCGATTACGGATGACGAAACAGCTGGAATGGTTTCCGAGTGTTTTCTCGAAAGGGATGAAACAAAAGGCGATGATTCTCTGTGCGTTAATCACAGGCAGTGAGTTATTGATTGTCGACGAACCGTTTGTTGGTCTCGATCCACTAGCGATCCGGGAATTGTTGCATATTTTTAGTGAATTAAAAACCGATGGAAAAGGTATTTTAATGTCCACGCATATTTTAGAGACGGCGGAGCGGCATTGTAATCGATTTATTCTCCTTCACGATGGACATATCGCGGCAGAGGGGACGACCGAGGAATTGCGGAAACGTTTTGATTTAACGGATAGTTCGCTTGATGACATTTATGTAGCTGCCATCGAGGAGGCAGAAAGATGA
- the hemG gene encoding protoporphyrinogen oxidase: MSSKRLVIVGGGITGLAAAYFAERLFPDLNITVLEAGERLGGKVATYREDGFMIERGPDSYVARKHILTDLIEAVGLGDKLVRNNTSQAFILDPGGLHPIPKGSVMGIPTDLNLFSETTLLTEAEKAEVARLLLHPSDQLTIPEEDIPLGSYLRPRLGDALVEKLIEPLLSGIYAGNIDQMSTFATYPQFVANEQKAGSLFEGMRLMRPTAQVQGQTKPTTGQFLSLSTGLESLVERLEEVLERTEIRLETPLLEVARENERYRLKTDHGPEYADYVLLTIPHPQVVSLLPDADLRELEQLKTHSTATVTLIFDEQATLPIEGTGFVVNRRAPYSITACTAIDQKWSHSAPDHTVLRAFVGRPGNDALVHETDDVIKETVLKDLEQICGQTLAPRQVIISRLVDGLPAYTVGHAGRIQIVRDEVMSKYPGVYLAGLAYDGVGLPDCVASAKTMVEEIAIQHGHEQSNA; this comes from the coding sequence ATGTCAAGTAAACGTCTCGTTATCGTCGGCGGTGGTATTACTGGTCTTGCCGCTGCCTATTTCGCAGAACGTTTATTTCCTGATTTAAATATCACCGTCCTAGAAGCAGGTGAGCGACTTGGTGGTAAGGTCGCGACCTATCGAGAAGACGGCTTCATGATTGAGCGTGGTCCGGATTCTTACGTCGCGCGCAAACATATCTTGACCGATTTAATTGAAGCGGTTGGATTAGGCGATAAGTTGGTTCGAAACAACACGTCGCAAGCATTCATTTTAGATCCAGGTGGTCTCCATCCGATTCCGAAAGGGTCTGTAATGGGAATCCCGACCGATTTAAATTTATTTTCAGAGACGACGTTATTGACGGAAGCGGAAAAAGCGGAGGTTGCACGATTGTTGCTTCATCCTTCTGATCAATTGACGATTCCTGAAGAAGATATTCCGCTCGGTAGTTACTTGCGTCCTCGCCTCGGGGATGCGCTGGTCGAGAAGTTGATCGAACCGTTATTGTCGGGAATTTATGCCGGGAACATTGATCAAATGAGTACGTTCGCGACATATCCGCAGTTCGTTGCGAATGAGCAAAAAGCGGGATCGTTATTCGAAGGGATGCGTTTGATGCGTCCAACTGCGCAGGTTCAAGGGCAAACGAAACCAACGACAGGACAGTTCCTGTCACTTTCAACGGGGCTTGAATCGCTAGTCGAACGTTTAGAAGAAGTGCTTGAACGGACTGAAATTCGTCTGGAAACGCCTTTACTCGAAGTTGCGCGTGAAAATGAACGATATCGCTTAAAAACAGATCACGGTCCTGAGTATGCCGATTATGTACTCTTGACGATTCCTCATCCTCAAGTCGTCAGTTTACTTCCGGATGCCGATTTACGGGAACTTGAGCAGTTGAAGACCCATTCGACGGCGACGGTTACGCTGATTTTCGATGAACAAGCGACATTACCCATTGAAGGTACGGGTTTTGTCGTCAATCGACGTGCCCCGTATTCGATTACGGCATGTACGGCGATCGATCAAAAGTGGAGTCATTCTGCACCGGATCATACGGTTTTGCGCGCTTTTGTCGGTCGTCCAGGTAATGATGCGCTCGTTCACGAGACGGATGATGTCATCAAGGAAACAGTATTAAAAGACTTAGAACAAATTTGTGGTCAAACGCTTGCACCGAGACAAGTCATCATCAGCCGGTTAGTTGATGGTTTACCAGCTTATACGGTTGGTCATGCAGGACGGATTCAAATTGTCCGTGACGAAGTCATGAGTAAATATCCTGGTGTGTATTTAGCAGGATTAGCTTATGATGGCGTCGGTTTACCGGATTGTGTTGCCAGTGCGAAAACGATGGTTGAAGAAATCGCTATACAGCACGGACACGAACAGTCGAACGCTTAA
- a CDS encoding GlsB/YeaQ/YmgE family stress response membrane protein, which yields MGFLWALIVGGLIGWVASLIIGKDVPGGIIGNIIAGFIGSMIGQAIFGDMGPDLGGFAIIPAIIGAIILIFIVSLILRAIRK from the coding sequence ATGGGATTCTTATGGGCTTTAATCGTTGGTGGACTAATCGGTTGGGTAGCAAGCTTAATCATCGGGAAAGACGTACCTGGTGGCATCATCGGTAACATCATTGCAGGTTTCATCGGTTCAATGATCGGACAAGCCATCTTCGGGGACATGGGCCCTGACCTTGGTGGATTCGCAATCATTCCTGCCATCATCGGTGCAATCATCTTAATCTTCATCGTGTCGTTGATTCTCCGTGCCATTCGCAAGTAA
- the hemE gene encoding uroporphyrinogen decarboxylase, which translates to MMKNFNDTFLRAVRGEQVGHVPVWYMRQAGRYQAEYREIKKTRTLFEITHDPELCAYVTELPVKQLGVDAAILYKDIMTPLPSMGVDVEIKSGIGPVIANPIRTMEDVQALQPFKKEDIPYIFETIKLLRERLEVPLIGFSGAPFTLASYMIEGGPSKGYHKTKALMYGHPDVWHALMEKLGDMVIDYIKAQVDAGIQAFQIFDSWVGTTSQKDYVLYIKPTMERIFTELKETGVPMIMFGVGASHLAEEWHDLPLDVVGLDWRLSIDEARERGLTKTLQGNLDPSYLLAPWEILEAKATEILDMGMKRPGFIFNLGHGIFPEVDPEVLKRLTAFIHDYSKEKMEVAK; encoded by the coding sequence ATGATGAAAAACTTCAATGATACGTTTTTACGGGCGGTCCGTGGCGAACAAGTGGGCCACGTACCTGTCTGGTACATGCGACAAGCAGGTCGTTATCAAGCGGAATATCGTGAAATCAAAAAGACACGTACGCTGTTCGAGATCACACATGATCCAGAACTATGCGCATACGTCACTGAATTGCCGGTTAAACAACTTGGTGTTGACGCAGCGATTCTGTACAAAGACATCATGACGCCATTACCATCTATGGGTGTTGATGTTGAAATTAAAAGTGGCATCGGTCCGGTCATCGCGAATCCGATTCGAACGATGGAAGATGTACAGGCGCTACAACCGTTTAAAAAAGAAGATATTCCATATATCTTCGAGACCATCAAGTTATTACGGGAACGATTAGAAGTACCATTGATTGGGTTTTCAGGCGCACCGTTTACACTTGCGAGCTATATGATTGAAGGTGGGCCTTCAAAAGGCTACCATAAAACGAAAGCATTGATGTATGGACATCCGGATGTATGGCATGCATTAATGGAGAAACTCGGAGACATGGTGATTGACTACATCAAAGCTCAAGTCGATGCTGGGATTCAAGCGTTTCAGATTTTTGATTCATGGGTCGGAACGACAAGTCAGAAAGATTATGTTCTCTACATCAAACCGACAATGGAACGGATTTTCACGGAACTAAAAGAAACGGGCGTTCCGATGATTATGTTTGGTGTCGGTGCAAGTCACTTAGCAGAAGAGTGGCATGATTTACCGCTCGACGTCGTTGGACTTGATTGGCGTCTATCAATCGACGAAGCACGCGAACGTGGGTTGACGAAAACGTTGCAAGGAAACCTTGATCCCTCTTATTTACTTGCACCATGGGAAATCTTAGAAGCGAAAGCAACAGAGATTCTTGACATGGGAATGAAACGTCCTGGATTCATCTTTAATTTAGGACATGGAATCTTCCCGGAAGTCGACCCAGAAGTCTTAAAACGCTTGACTGCATTTATCCATGATTATTCGAAAGAAAAAATGGAGGTAGCAAAATGA
- a CDS encoding ammonium transporter, with product MNLEEMIISVDTFYVLFATLLVFTMQIGFLLLETGMLRAKNAGHVAVKQLISFSVAALAFWAIGFGLTFGDGPGLIGTEGFFLQGGFSSLDWSNVTIDVKFLFQLSFVAVSLAIAWGGFAERAKLSVYLLFGTFFVAIIYPIIARSVWAGGFLGSLGMQDFAGSTVVHLQGGIAALVAALILKKRIGAEKTPLLGHNVIYSVVGAFILWLCWFGFNAGSTLTIADGFFSYVALTTLLATAAGALGALAISFWHRRVADIPSIINGVLAALVAITAACAFVEPWGAVVIGFLAGIITYGTSILLARRVDDPLCAFSVHGVAGIWGTLATGFFASPRLVEITGIGQAGLFYGGGFGQLGVQALGVVFAVVVVSVLSYAFLKLLDVTIGLRITREDELRGLDVAEHGQASYDLPAPISKELKATYDAETSEKVN from the coding sequence ATGAATCTTGAAGAAATGATCATTTCAGTTGATACGTTTTATGTCTTATTCGCTACGCTACTCGTCTTTACGATGCAAATCGGTTTCCTATTACTCGAGACGGGAATGTTACGCGCCAAAAATGCAGGGCACGTCGCCGTCAAACAACTCATTAGTTTTTCCGTCGCCGCGTTAGCTTTTTGGGCGATTGGATTTGGACTAACGTTCGGAGACGGACCTGGACTAATCGGAACAGAAGGATTCTTCTTACAAGGAGGGTTCTCAAGTCTCGACTGGTCAAACGTTACAATCGATGTTAAGTTCCTCTTTCAACTCTCATTCGTCGCTGTATCACTCGCCATCGCTTGGGGTGGTTTCGCAGAACGTGCTAAACTTTCTGTTTATCTCTTGTTCGGGACGTTCTTCGTCGCCATCATCTATCCAATCATCGCTCGCTCCGTTTGGGCTGGTGGTTTCCTCGGTTCGCTCGGTATGCAAGATTTTGCCGGATCGACTGTCGTCCACTTACAAGGTGGAATCGCCGCTCTCGTCGCCGCGTTAATTTTAAAGAAACGGATTGGCGCTGAAAAAACACCGCTTCTCGGTCACAACGTCATCTATTCTGTCGTTGGCGCTTTCATTCTTTGGTTATGCTGGTTCGGCTTCAACGCTGGGTCGACCTTGACGATTGCCGACGGATTCTTCAGTTATGTCGCCTTGACGACGTTACTTGCGACAGCTGCCGGCGCACTCGGCGCACTCGCCATTTCTTTCTGGCATCGTCGCGTGGCAGACATTCCTTCTATCATCAATGGCGTACTCGCAGCACTCGTCGCGATCACTGCAGCCTGTGCATTTGTTGAACCGTGGGGTGCCGTCGTCATCGGTTTCCTCGCAGGTATCATCACGTACGGAACAAGCATTTTACTCGCGCGCCGTGTCGATGATCCATTATGTGCCTTCTCTGTTCACGGTGTCGCCGGGATTTGGGGCACACTTGCTACCGGGTTCTTCGCCTCACCACGCCTCGTTGAAATCACAGGGATTGGACAAGCTGGATTATTCTACGGGGGTGGATTTGGTCAACTCGGTGTCCAAGCACTCGGTGTTGTCTTCGCCGTCGTCGTCGTCAGTGTCTTAAGTTATGCTTTCCTCAAACTCCTCGATGTAACGATCGGTCTTCGGATCACGCGAGAAGATGAACTCCGCGGACTTGATGTCGCTGAACACGGACAAGCTTCCTATGACCTCCCCGCTCCAATCAGTAAAGAACTAAAAGCAACGTACGATGCTGAAACTTCTGAAAAAGTGAATTAA
- the cls gene encoding cardiolipin synthase codes for MMDVLSTFTVVLLFGLGIMNLLAVLTVIFLERRDIGATWAWMLVLYFIPIVGFLIYLFFGRLLKKKDFYHVKEEERLEQSRRVELQIAELNHLGDLRRTYPLIERYNQLIQMNLKSNGSLLSLKNEVTILSDGEQKFNRMMTDIMNAKHEINIQYYIIQKDSLGLALIDALTKMARQGIKVRLLYDAVGSRDLKRQDFKDLLHHGGEVFAFFPPTLGLINFRMNNRNHRKSCIIDGQIGYIGGFNVGTEYFGIDEKFGYWRDTHFRLEGEVVHDQLDRFILDWNQANDIYTDKTLFYYGSHEINQALPMQIVTSGPNSETEHLKNVLIKMISLAKKSVMIQSPYFIPDASYMDACKMALLSGVDVRIMIPNKPDHPFVYWATTAAAGELISYGAKIYTYEPGFLHAKTIVVDGEIASVGTTNIDARSFRLNFEMNSIVYDRATALELEQLFLADCEVSKLLTAEIYAERSRMIKFKESISRLLSPIL; via the coding sequence ATGATGGATGTACTTAGCACATTTACAGTTGTCTTACTGTTTGGACTGGGAATCATGAATTTACTTGCAGTGTTGACGGTCATCTTCTTAGAACGACGTGATATTGGTGCGACATGGGCCTGGATGCTCGTCCTCTATTTCATTCCGATCGTTGGGTTTTTAATTTATTTATTTTTTGGACGCCTACTCAAGAAAAAGGATTTTTATCATGTTAAAGAAGAGGAGCGGTTGGAACAGTCACGACGTGTCGAGTTACAGATTGCAGAATTGAACCATTTGGGTGACCTTCGACGGACATATCCGTTAATCGAACGATACAATCAATTGATTCAAATGAATCTGAAATCAAACGGGTCATTACTCAGCCTGAAAAATGAAGTGACGATTCTATCAGATGGTGAACAAAAATTTAATCGAATGATGACAGACATCATGAATGCCAAACATGAAATCAATATTCAGTATTACATCATCCAAAAAGATTCCCTAGGCTTAGCGTTGATTGACGCATTGACAAAGATGGCACGTCAAGGGATCAAAGTCCGTTTGTTGTATGATGCAGTAGGCTCTCGTGATTTGAAACGACAAGATTTTAAAGATTTACTTCATCATGGTGGAGAAGTGTTTGCCTTTTTCCCACCGACGCTGGGCTTGATTAATTTCCGAATGAACAACCGGAATCATCGTAAGTCTTGTATCATTGATGGGCAGATTGGTTACATCGGAGGCTTTAATGTCGGAACGGAGTATTTTGGAATTGATGAGAAATTCGGCTATTGGCGCGATACACATTTTCGACTAGAAGGTGAGGTCGTTCACGATCAATTGGATCGATTTATTTTGGATTGGAATCAAGCGAATGACATCTACACGGATAAAACGCTCTTTTATTATGGATCTCACGAAATCAATCAGGCGTTACCCATGCAAATTGTCACATCCGGACCAAATTCTGAGACAGAACATTTAAAAAATGTATTGATTAAAATGATTTCGCTTGCTAAGAAATCAGTAATGATTCAGTCGCCTTATTTCATACCAGATGCTAGTTACATGGATGCGTGTAAGATGGCACTATTGTCTGGTGTCGATGTTCGTATCATGATTCCGAATAAACCGGATCACCCCTTCGTTTACTGGGCGACGACAGCCGCAGCGGGAGAACTGATTTCCTATGGAGCGAAAATCTATACGTACGAACCAGGGTTTCTTCATGCGAAGACAATTGTCGTCGATGGAGAAATTGCTTCAGTCGGAACGACGAACATTGATGCCAGGAGTTTTCGATTGAACTTTGAAATGAACTCGATTGTATACGATCGAGCGACTGCGCTTGAGTTGGAGCAATTATTTCTCGCTGATTGTGAAGTATCAAAGTTGTTAACTGCTGAAATCTATGCAGAACGGTCGAGGATGATTAAATTTAAAGAGAGCATTTCTAGATTGTTGTCTCCGATTTTGTAG
- a CDS encoding Cof-type HAD-IIB family hydrolase, giving the protein MAKAIKLLISDMDGTVLSSNQKIEQETIDAIKAAKEQGVDFAIATGRNYLNAKELTDQAGIVCPIIASNGARVMTRDGEQLSATTLTAEQAQQIYSIISQYEVFFEMFCDQGLVTAQGATIDAAYDSLKDMSRESDRAKEVLDFFYKRYYVNEDVKMIDGFRSFIRNQAGQVFKFISFSFDQDLMNKIWKEVEEKVDGIYVTSSGHDNIEVMAVGADKGTAVKTLAKHLGVSIDEVAVIGDNLNDVPMFKVAGVAIAMGNGHEDAKAIAAHVTKTNDEHGVGHAISQLAAGTWS; this is encoded by the coding sequence GTGGCAAAAGCAATCAAGTTATTGATTTCCGACATGGATGGTACGGTTTTATCGAGTAATCAAAAAATCGAACAGGAAACGATCGATGCGATTAAGGCGGCAAAGGAACAAGGCGTCGATTTTGCGATTGCAACAGGGCGGAACTATTTAAATGCGAAGGAATTAACGGATCAAGCAGGAATCGTTTGTCCAATCATTGCGTCGAACGGTGCACGTGTCATGACGCGCGATGGTGAACAACTGAGCGCAACGACGTTGACGGCTGAGCAAGCGCAACAAATTTATAGTATCATCAGCCAATATGAAGTATTTTTCGAGATGTTCTGTGATCAAGGTCTCGTAACAGCGCAAGGTGCAACAATCGATGCAGCGTATGACTCACTAAAAGATATGAGTCGTGAAAGTGACCGTGCAAAAGAAGTTCTCGACTTTTTCTATAAACGCTATTACGTCAATGAAGATGTAAAAATGATCGATGGGTTCCGTTCATTCATCCGGAATCAGGCGGGACAAGTCTTTAAATTCATCTCATTCTCGTTTGATCAAGACTTAATGAATAAGATTTGGAAAGAAGTCGAAGAAAAAGTCGACGGCATTTATGTGACATCATCTGGTCACGATAACATCGAAGTCATGGCAGTCGGCGCCGATAAAGGAACAGCTGTCAAAACGTTAGCGAAGCACTTAGGTGTATCAATCGACGAGGTCGCAGTCATCGGTGACAACTTAAACGACGTTCCGATGTTCAAAGTCGCAGGTGTGGCGATTGCGATGGGGAATGGACATGAAGATGCAAAAGCGATTGCCGCTCACGTTACAAAAACAAACGATGAACATGGTGTCGGTCATGCAATCAGTCAACTTGCAGCCGGAACGTGGTCTTAA
- the hemH gene encoding ferrochelatase, whose translation MKTLGLLVMAYGTPYKPEDIERYYTHIRRGRKPSPEALAELTERYEAIGGVSPLAQVTIDQAEELHRQLSAKYAGEIEFKLYLGLKHIEPFVEDAVEQMAKDGITEAVTVVLAPHYSTFSIRSYNGRAKEVADKHGIQLASVESWYQEEAFINWWGQAIRQTFDALPVPEEKAVLVVSAHSLPEKIIANGDPYPDQLKETAELIAKRAGVKHMITGWQSAGQTPEPWLGPDVQDLTRDVYEAEGYEAFVYVPVGFVADHLEVLFDNDYECKVVCDELGIHYARPGMPNAEPAFMEAVTEAVAKQVGSYVK comes from the coding sequence ATGAAAACACTTGGATTACTCGTAATGGCATACGGAACACCGTATAAACCGGAAGATATCGAACGGTATTACACGCATATCCGCCGTGGGCGTAAACCGTCACCTGAAGCACTCGCTGAACTGACGGAGCGTTATGAAGCAATCGGTGGCGTCTCGCCACTTGCACAAGTCACGATTGACCAAGCAGAAGAGTTACATCGTCAATTGTCGGCAAAATATGCGGGCGAAATTGAGTTCAAACTCTACCTAGGTCTCAAGCATATCGAACCGTTTGTCGAAGATGCGGTCGAGCAAATGGCAAAAGACGGCATCACGGAAGCAGTAACGGTGGTTTTAGCACCACACTATTCGACATTCAGCATTCGTTCATACAATGGACGAGCAAAAGAAGTCGCAGACAAACACGGAATTCAGCTTGCTTCTGTCGAATCATGGTACCAAGAAGAAGCATTCATCAACTGGTGGGGACAAGCGATTCGTCAAACATTCGATGCCTTGCCTGTACCGGAAGAAAAAGCAGTCCTCGTCGTATCAGCGCATAGTCTTCCTGAGAAAATCATTGCGAACGGTGACCCGTATCCGGATCAATTGAAAGAAACAGCAGAGTTGATTGCAAAACGTGCTGGTGTCAAACATATGATCACGGGATGGCAATCCGCGGGACAAACGCCTGAACCTTGGCTCGGACCAGACGTTCAAGATTTAACGCGTGATGTGTATGAAGCAGAAGGGTATGAAGCATTCGTATACGTACCAGTCGGATTCGTCGCCGATCATTTAGAAGTTTTGTTTGATAATGATTACGAATGTAAAGTCGTATGTGACGAACTCGGTATCCACTATGCTCGACCAGGTATGCCAAATGCGGAGCCGGCTTTCATGGAGGCAGTCACGGAAGCCGTCGCAAAACAAGTTGGTAGCTATGTCAAGTAA
- the mscL gene encoding large-conductance mechanosensitive channel protein MscL codes for MFKAFKEFAFRGNVVDLAIGVILGAAFSSIIKALVNSIFMPLIGIVVGGVNVKGLSVSVGSAELLYGQFLQATIEFILIAFALFLFVKAINRFRSKEEVTEEVPEPTTEERLLTEIRDALVSRNDDRI; via the coding sequence ATGTTTAAAGCGTTTAAAGAGTTTGCCTTTCGCGGGAATGTCGTTGATTTAGCGATTGGTGTCATCTTAGGGGCAGCATTTAGTAGTATCATCAAGGCACTCGTCAACAGTATCTTCATGCCATTGATTGGCATCGTGGTTGGTGGAGTAAATGTAAAAGGATTATCAGTGTCCGTCGGGAGTGCAGAATTATTGTATGGGCAGTTTCTTCAAGCAACGATTGAATTCATTTTGATTGCCTTTGCGTTGTTTTTATTCGTCAAAGCTATCAATCGTTTTCGGAGTAAAGAAGAAGTTACGGAAGAAGTCCCAGAACCGACGACGGAAGAAAGACTGCTTACAGAAATTCGAGATGCACTCGTCAGTCGAAACGATGATCGTATTTAA